Proteins found in one Mycteria americana isolate JAX WOST 10 ecotype Jacksonville Zoo and Gardens chromosome 8, USCA_MyAme_1.0, whole genome shotgun sequence genomic segment:
- the PPARGC1B gene encoding peroxisome proliferator-activated receptor gamma coactivator 1-beta gives MAEPGPDCSSLLDEDLSSFVFSYLAGSQYEVSGEEHLYSDFPEIDLSQLDASDFDSAGCFSELQWCGEHSETDSSQYSTDDSELFQITDSENEALLAALTETLDDIQGDDMGLAAFRTMEEGDTLNHAYTSPAPSPKPTAPVTGGPPPAPEFDELSLLKKLLLSPSHTPPSCEAQRDGSARRLGTPKSRPARPCTKVDGPRERRASVPQAQSRSCTELHRHLTSTTPCPQTKGPWVPEECPSSRHHASPGNCTHHEDDSDSSEDSLSSGDSVTPPSSAEDGSSSQFSCEGEMHSVVELIRYMHTYCLPPRKLPARDATDAKPQPCSSPFKRAKPDCPAQPGPPSSAQSRPGCAWQVAGGCKKPGASFSILKELLARDLLCDVSKPYRLGKPVYAALARPPGSRSPVPLAQDGEDTGGTCTSRAKMAPEKGEPRQSPGAEAEAPREPGGLEDDAGKRVGAPGAAAGKVARKQESIVYAVRRSKRLNPELGHWLSFLDKPPPEPLIPWEAGDSCGPRDTLACREPAPCPALEGFSAEEPAAEVEVGSTEEGDGGSTAPPAEPQTLSLGSPGDGEVGDGAESQRRALLELAETPRCLTLSLAQTDPTFGKRNFEPMLTVELCGTAGLTPPTTPPYKPAEEDLYKPDIPQEPGKEDGTAPSLGGAGDLAASWKAPRKHPERTELFAHLSRAAGRPVLPEQQGLLKRPFSRSFGDHDYCQVLKPEAALQRKVLKSWEPLGQAETEHKKRVPAAHYQGLDLGGKEAGSEMLWKDGAKQLRDQEIRASLTKHFGFLDSALDDEDMVFCKTPEYDTVFEDSCSESGSPVEEEEEEEEEEEEEHGITKLCLRRNPLSRTSLHYCSRSRSSSGSSCCRSRSPASRRTFRCENGEQCQGGSRHRGQLEKRREKAIGEGRVVYIGNLSSSMSSSELKKRFEVFGEIVECQVLSRTNRGDKYGFITYRYSEHAALSLKNGTSLRKRNEPSFQLSSGGLGHFFWTRYADLDCSAEESSPAPVKSKYETMDFDSLLQEAQLSLHR, from the exons tACGAGGTGTCTGGCGAGGAGCACCTCTACTCCGACTTCCCCGAGATTGACTTGTCTCAGCTGGATGCCAGCGACTTTGACTCGGCCGGCTGCTTCAGCGAGCTGCAGTGGTGCGGGGAGCACTCGGAGACCGACTCCAGCCAGTACAGCACCGACGACTCCGAGCTCTTCCAG ATAACAGACAGCGAGAATGAAGCGCTGCTGGCAGCCCTCACCGAGACATTGGATGATATACAGGGAGATGACATGGGCCTGGCTGCCTTCCGAACTATGGAAGAGGGGGACACGCTCAACCATGCCTACACCTcgcctgccccctcccccaaacccaccGCCCCGGTCACGggggggccgcccccggcccccgagTTTGATGAGCTGTCTCTA CTGAAGAAGTTGCTCCTCTCTCCATCGCACACGCCTCCGAGCTGCGAGGCTCAGCGGGATGGGAGCGCCCGGCGCCTGGGGACCCCTAAGTCCCGACCCGCACGGCCCTGCACAAAG GTGGACGGTCCCCGGGAGAGAAGGGCGAGCGTCCCACAGGCGCAGAGCCGCAGCTGCACCGAGCTGCACCGGCACCTCAcctccaccaccccctgcccccagaCCAAAGGCCCCTGGGTGCCCGAGGAGTGCCCCAGCAGCCGCCACCACGCATCCCCAGGCAACTGCACCCATCACGAGGACGACAGCGATTCCAGCGAGGACTCGCTGAGCTCCGGCGACTCGGTGACCCCCCCCTCCTCGGCAGAGGATGGCTCCAGCAGCCAGTTCTCCTGCGAGGGGGAGATGCACTCGGTGGTGGAGCTCATCCGCTACATGCACACCTACTGCCTGCCGCCACGGAAGCTGCCCGCCCGCGATGCCACCGATGccaagccccagccctgcagcagtcCCTTCAAGAGAGCCAAACCGGACTGCCCTGCGCAGCCGGGCCCCCCCAGCAGCGCCCAGAGCCGGCCGGGCTGCGCCTGGCAGGTGGCTGGGGGCTGCAAGAAGCCCGGCGCATCCTTCTCCATCCTGAAGGAGCTGCTGGCACGGGACCTGCTGTGTGACGTGAGCAAGCCATACCGCCTGGGCAAGCCCGTGTACGCCGCCCTAGCCCGGCCACCCGGCTCCCGCTCCCCTGTGCCACTGGCCCAGGATGGGGAGGACACTGGCGGGACCTGCACATCCAGAGCCAAAATGGCACCAGAGAAGGGCGAGCcgcggcagagccccggggccgaGGCAGAGGCACCACGGGAGCCGGGTGGCCTCGAGGACGATGCTGGGAAGCGTGTGGGTGCCCCGGGCGCAGCTGCAGGGAAGGTGGCCCGCAAGCAGGAGAGCATCGTTTATGCTGTCCGCCGGTCAAAGAGACTCAACCCTGAGCTCGGCCACTGGCTCTCCTTCCTCGACAAGCCACCCCCCGAGCCCCTCATCCCTTGGGAGGCAGGGGACAGCTGTGGCCCCCGGGACACCCTGGCCTGCAGAGAGCCTGCACCGTGCCCAGCACTGGAGGGCTTCTCTGCCGAAGAGCCCGCGGCCGAAGTGGAGGTGGGGAGCACAGAGGAGGGAGACGGCGGGAGCACGGCACCACCGGCAGAGCCCCAGACCCTCTCCCTGGGCTCCCCGGGGGACGGCGAGGTGGGCGATGGGGCTGAGAGCCAGCGCCGTGCCCTCCTGGAGCTAGCag AAACACCGAGGTGTCTCACGCTGTCCCTGGCACAAAC tgACCCGACCTTTGGGAAGAGAAACTTTGAGCCGATGCTGACCGTGGAGCTGTGTGGGACAGCAG GTCTCACACCGCCCACCACTCCGCCGTACAAGCCTGCCGAGGAGGACCTGTACAAGCCAGACATCCCCCAGGAGCCAGGGAAGGAGGACGGGACAGCGCCCAGCCTCGGGGGTGCAGGGGACCTGGCAGCCTCCTGGAAAGCCCCCAGGAAGCACCCCGAGAGGACAGAGCTCTTCGCCCACCTTAGCCGAGCTGCCGGGCGCCCCGTGCTCCCTGAGCAGCAGGGCTTGCTCAAGCGGCCCTTCTCCCGCTCCTTCGGGGACCACGACTACTGCCAGGTGCTGAAGCCCGAGGCTGCCCTGCAGAGGAAGGTGCTCAAGTCGTGGGAGCCCCTGGGCCAGGCGGAGACAGAGCACAAGAAGAGGGTCCCAGCTGCCCACTACCAGGGGCTGGACCTTGgtggcaaggaggcaggcagcgAGATGCTGTGGAAGGACGGCGCCAAGCAGCTGAGAGACCAGGAGATCAGAGCCAGCTTAACGAAGCATTTTGGCTTTCTGGACAGTGCTCTCGATGATGAGGACATGGTCTTCTGCAAGACCCCTGAGTATGACACCGTCTTTGAAGACAGCTGCAGTGAGAGCGGCTcccctgtggaggaggaggaggaggaggaagaagaggaggaggaggagcacggCATCACCAAGCTGTGCCTGCGGAGAAACCCCCTTTCCAGGACCAGTTTGCATTACTGTTCCCGGAGCAGGTCCAGCTCGGGGTCTTCGTGCTGCCGATCCCGATCGCCTGCAAGCAGACGGACCTTCAG GTGTGAGAACGGCGAGCAGTGTCAGGGCGGGAGCAGGCACCGGGGCCAGCTGGAGAAGAGACGGGAAAAAGCCATC GGGGAAGGCCGGGTGGTGTATATCGGAAACCTCTCCAGCAGCATGAGCTCCAGTGAACTGAAGAAACGCTTTGAAGTGTTTGGTGAAATTGTGGAGTGTCAGGTTCTGTCCAGGACTAACAG GGGGGATAAATATGGCTTCATCACCTACCGGTATTCAGAGCATGCCGCCTTATCTCTGAAGAATGGCACCTCGCTAAGGAAGAGGAACGAGCCTTCGTTCCAGCTCAGCTCTGGTGGCCTCGGGCACTTCTTCTGGACCAGATACGCTGACTTGG ATTGCAGCGCGGAGGAGTCCTCCCCAGCTCCAGTGAAAAGCAAGTACGAGACTATGGATTTCGACAGCTTGCTGCAGGAGGCCCAGCTAAGCCTGCATCGGTAA